A single region of the Gracilibacillus caseinilyticus genome encodes:
- a CDS encoding PTS sugar transporter subunit IIC encodes MAVIDFIINSILTQASITIALIAFAGLLLQRKPFGEVMSGSFKTMLGFLVLSAGSSIIVGSLLYFGDIFSEGFGMEGIVPSIEAINGQAMNDLGLANQIALTFLAIFIFNILLARLTRWKYIFLTGQALLWMATMTTVFGSAAGFSGIGLILAGGLVGGIFAVAMPAIAQPIVKKITGTDDIALGHFCTIGYMFAAGIAKITGKNSDSTENIKFPKGLGFLSDTYLSVAIVMVPLYVVTSIFAGAEFGTELSGDVNYIVYAFLQAVQFVVGVYVLLSGVRLLLAEIVPAFRGIALKVVPDAKPALDCPVLFPYAPNAVTAGFITTTIGTVIAMFVLPWFGLAMILPGMLTNFFAGGTAGIFMNAVGGKRGVLIGGIAHGFFITLLPALLVPHFNSLGFVNTTATDVDTVTAGLLFEWLIHPIMNLFA; translated from the coding sequence TTCAAAACCATGCTAGGCTTTCTGGTTTTATCTGCGGGATCCTCGATCATTGTTGGCTCGTTACTATATTTTGGTGATATCTTCTCTGAAGGCTTTGGAATGGAAGGAATTGTTCCATCTATTGAAGCCATAAATGGGCAAGCAATGAATGATTTAGGCTTAGCAAATCAAATTGCATTAACTTTCCTGGCCATATTTATTTTTAACATTCTATTAGCTAGATTAACAAGATGGAAATACATTTTTCTAACAGGTCAGGCGTTATTGTGGATGGCTACGATGACCACGGTATTTGGAAGTGCAGCAGGCTTTAGTGGAATAGGATTAATTCTTGCCGGAGGTTTAGTAGGTGGTATCTTTGCCGTAGCGATGCCCGCTATTGCCCAACCGATTGTGAAGAAAATTACGGGAACAGATGATATTGCGCTTGGTCACTTTTGTACGATTGGCTATATGTTCGCAGCAGGCATTGCCAAAATTACCGGGAAAAATTCAGACTCTACTGAAAATATTAAATTTCCAAAAGGGTTAGGATTCCTATCTGATACGTATCTTTCTGTAGCGATTGTGATGGTCCCGTTATACGTTGTTACCTCCATCTTTGCCGGAGCTGAATTCGGAACAGAGTTATCTGGGGACGTCAATTATATCGTGTATGCCTTCTTACAAGCGGTTCAATTTGTTGTCGGTGTTTACGTATTACTTTCTGGTGTTCGCTTATTATTAGCTGAAATTGTACCAGCATTTAGAGGGATCGCATTAAAAGTCGTACCAGATGCAAAGCCGGCATTAGATTGTCCCGTATTGTTCCCATATGCCCCAAATGCAGTAACTGCAGGGTTCATTACGACAACGATAGGTACGGTCATCGCGATGTTTGTGCTTCCATGGTTCGGGTTGGCTATGATCTTACCTGGCATGCTGACCAATTTCTTTGCTGGTGGAACAGCAGGAATCTTTATGAATGCCGTCGGAGGAAAAAGAGGCGTATTAATCGGTGGTATTGCGCATGGATTCTTTATTACGTTACTGCCAGCACTACTCGTACCTCATTTTAATAGTTTGGGGTTTGTCAATACAACGGCAACCGATGTGGATACCGTAACAGCTGGTCTATTATTTGAATGGTTGATTCATCCGATCATGAATTTATTTGCATAA